The proteins below are encoded in one region of Salvelinus namaycush isolate Seneca chromosome 39, SaNama_1.0, whole genome shotgun sequence:
- the LOC120032723 gene encoding transcription factor Sp6-like, protein MAHPYEPWLRTAPPGGSSDEMNVPSWWDLHTGPGSWMDLQAGQGVGLQAVGQSSMGLQSSLGPYGSEPQLCTPAQLAQLAPASHSAHSHLFPQDGFKMEPLGGPELLQQETYSLEEPQEGAASVRPKPQRRSASRGSGQSVCRCPNCVHAEQMGQSTDDDRRKHMHNCHIPGCGKAYAKTSHLKAHLRWHSGDRPFVCNWLFCGKRFTRSDELQRHLQTHTGAKKFSCTMCPRVFMRNDHLAKHMRTHESPSGPGEERVYGEGGRMGKSFDTPSPQPSHATASDTEAPLKQPKCEKDPSGTGQSS, encoded by the coding sequence ATGGCCCACCCCTATGAACCCTGGTTACGGACAGCCCCCCCTGGTGGCAGCTCAGACGAGATGAACGTTCCCTCATGGTGGGACCTCCACACCGGGCCAGGGAGCTGGATGGACCTGCAGGCGGGCCAGGGTGTGGGCTTACAGGCAGTTGGTCAGAGCTCCATGGGACTGCAGTCCTCCCTGGGGCCTTACGGCTCTGAGCCCCAGCTGTGTACTCCTGCTCAGCTAGCCCAGCTGGCCCCAGCCTCACACTCAGCTCACTCACACCTCTTCCCCCAGGATGGCTTCAAGATGGAGCCACTGGGAGGACCTGAGCTCCTGCAGCAGGAGACGTATTCCCTGGAGGAGCCACAGGAGGGTGCCGCCTCGGTCCGGCCCAAGCCCCAGCGCCGCTCTGCCTCCAGGGGCTCGGGCCAGTCTGTGTGCCGGTGCCCCAACTGTGTCCACGCCGAGCAGATGGGCCAGAGCACTGACGACGACCGGAGGAAACACATGCACAACTGCCACATCCCGGGCTGTGGCAAGGCCTACGCCAAGACCTCCCACCTGAAGGCCCACCTGCGCTGGCACAGCGGGGACCGGCCCTTCGTCTGCAACTGGCTCTTCTGCGGCAAGCGCTTCACACGCTCCGACGAACTTCAGCGACACCTGCAGACGCACACCGGCGCCAAGAAGTTCAGCTGCACCATGTGCCCCCGCGTGTTCATGCGCAACGACCACCTGGCCAAGCACATGCGCACGCACGAGTCTCCCTCCGGGCCAGGGGAGGAGAGGGTGTATGGAGAGGGGGGCAGGATGGGGAAGAGCTTTGACACACCTTCTCCTCAGCCCTCCCACGCCACTGCCTCTGACACAGAGGCACCCCTTAAGCAGCCGAAATGTGAGAAAGACCCCTCTGGGACAGGACAGTCCAGCTAA